In one Streptomyces sp. NBC_01288 genomic region, the following are encoded:
- a CDS encoding exopolysaccharide biosynthesis polyprenyl glycosylphosphotransferase, producing MTAESTVPSPGGQPRDHGFSNVSVIPRRTGGGFRFPVRRPPARPTSPLPLLGADLAAALVGALALTGGQRRPLLVALLIAGSILLRPHLPRAVPRVLDELPAVCGRIAVAWLALGTLTAAYAPDRALSLRTLLLGFALQSAASCVARGAVHRRRRKALVNHPRTALVIGPAATAQRVAAAVLRHPRCGIEPVGIVAEHPDGSEGLPVLTTGEEVERALIQNGVRAVLTVHPSVRSERGPLLRALAESGCAVWEVDADSPSYEMRDQLAGFACRRLELGSRHPGSLGKRALDVLASGTLLLLVSPLLLVCAVVLRLTDGRGVVFRQERIGKDGRPFTLLKFRTHRPVDEHEAATRWNIAREPQMSRFCRFLRQTSLDELLQLWNVFRGDMSLVGPRPERPYFVAQFSQTYPGYAARHRMQTGITGLAQIHGLRGDTSIEDRCRFDNAYIDNWSLWQDICILARTVTALVRPTGS from the coding sequence GTGACTGCGGAAAGCACCGTCCCCTCCCCCGGCGGACAGCCACGGGACCACGGATTCTCGAACGTCTCGGTCATCCCCCGCCGCACCGGCGGCGGCTTCCGGTTCCCGGTCCGCCGCCCGCCCGCGCGGCCGACCTCGCCGCTGCCGCTGCTCGGCGCGGATCTCGCCGCCGCCCTGGTGGGCGCCCTCGCGCTCACCGGCGGTCAGCGCAGACCGCTGCTGGTGGCCCTGTTGATCGCCGGGTCGATACTGCTGCGCCCGCATCTGCCCCGGGCCGTACCGCGCGTCCTCGACGAACTGCCCGCCGTCTGCGGCCGGATCGCCGTCGCGTGGCTCGCCCTCGGCACCCTCACCGCGGCCTACGCCCCCGACCGCGCGCTCTCCCTGCGCACCCTGCTCCTGGGCTTCGCCCTTCAATCGGCGGCGAGTTGCGTGGCCCGCGGCGCGGTGCACCGACGCCGCCGCAAGGCACTCGTCAACCACCCCCGCACCGCCCTGGTGATCGGCCCGGCGGCGACCGCGCAACGTGTGGCGGCGGCGGTGCTACGACACCCGAGGTGCGGGATCGAGCCGGTCGGCATCGTCGCCGAACACCCGGACGGCTCCGAGGGGTTGCCGGTCCTGACCACCGGCGAGGAGGTCGAGCGGGCCCTCATCCAGAACGGCGTCCGCGCCGTCCTCACCGTGCACCCCTCCGTACGGTCCGAACGCGGGCCGCTGCTGCGGGCGTTGGCGGAGTCGGGCTGCGCGGTCTGGGAGGTCGACGCCGACTCGCCCTCGTACGAGATGCGTGACCAGCTCGCCGGATTCGCCTGCCGCAGGCTGGAGTTGGGGTCGCGCCACCCCGGCAGCCTCGGCAAGCGGGCCCTGGACGTACTGGCGTCCGGCACCCTGCTCCTCCTGGTCAGCCCCTTGCTGCTGGTGTGCGCGGTGGTCCTCCGTCTCACCGACGGGCGCGGTGTCGTCTTCCGCCAGGAACGCATCGGCAAGGACGGACGCCCCTTCACCCTGCTGAAGTTCCGCACCCACCGCCCGGTCGACGAGCACGAGGCGGCGACCCGCTGGAACATCGCGCGCGAGCCGCAGATGAGCCGCTTCTGCCGCTTCCTGCGCCAGACCTCCCTGGACGAACTGCTCCAGCTCTGGAACGTCTTCCGGGGCGACATGAGCCTGGTCGGCCCGCGCCCCGAACGCCCGTACTTCGTCGCGCAGTTCAGCCAGACCTACCCCGGCTACGCGGCCCGCCACCGGATGCAGACCGGCATCACCGGCCTCGCCCAGATCCACGGGCTGCGCGGCGACACCTCGATCGAGGACCGCTGCCGGTTCGACAACGCGTACATCGACAACTGGTCGCTGTGGCAGGACATCTGCATCCTGGCCCGCACGGTGACCGCGCTCGTACGTCCGACCGGGAGCTGA
- a CDS encoding glycosyltransferase, producing the protein MHPPATDPRPRVLHLAQPVDAGVARVVMDLTWAQLASGLHVTVACPAGGSLADGVRALGADVRRWEATRSPGPALVSEVRRLARVVAEVRPDLVHAHSAKAGLAGRLAVRGRIPTVFQPHAWSFEAVGGVTATLATGWERWGARWATRTVCVSEAERTTGLRAGVRGRWSVIPNGIDTERFHPAAVDTVRAGIEQLAGVDPAAPLVVCVGRLCRQKGQDVLLTAWDEVVRRVPKARLVLVGDGPDRAALRQLAPDSVLFAGSVPDAVPWYQAADLVVLPSRWEGMALAPLEAMACGRPVVVTDVAGARESLPLALDTGLSASEAGQWKRCLVPAENPAVLSGAVAELLLDPLLRESLGHQGRRYVQSTHDVRHSAEAVAAVYRDLLGGKPVVPTECRESIHS; encoded by the coding sequence ATGCACCCACCAGCAACCGACCCTCGGCCACGGGTACTGCACCTCGCCCAGCCCGTGGACGCCGGGGTCGCCCGTGTCGTCATGGATCTGACGTGGGCCCAGCTCGCGTCCGGCCTGCACGTCACGGTCGCCTGCCCCGCCGGCGGCAGCCTCGCGGACGGGGTCCGGGCGCTCGGCGCCGACGTACGCCGGTGGGAGGCGACCCGGTCACCCGGTCCCGCGCTCGTCTCCGAGGTACGGCGGCTCGCCCGGGTGGTCGCGGAGGTGCGGCCCGATCTGGTGCACGCGCACAGCGCGAAGGCCGGACTCGCCGGACGTCTCGCCGTGCGGGGGCGGATCCCGACCGTGTTCCAGCCGCACGCCTGGTCGTTCGAGGCGGTCGGCGGGGTCACCGCCACGCTCGCGACCGGCTGGGAGCGTTGGGGCGCGCGGTGGGCCACCCGGACGGTGTGCGTGAGCGAGGCGGAGCGTACGACCGGGCTGCGGGCCGGGGTCCGGGGCCGCTGGAGCGTGATCCCCAACGGGATCGACACCGAGCGCTTCCACCCCGCGGCCGTGGACACCGTACGGGCCGGCATCGAGCAGCTCGCCGGGGTCGACCCGGCTGCTCCACTGGTCGTCTGCGTCGGGCGGCTGTGCCGGCAGAAGGGGCAGGACGTCCTGCTGACGGCGTGGGACGAGGTGGTCCGGCGGGTGCCGAAGGCGCGGCTGGTGCTCGTCGGCGACGGGCCCGACCGGGCCGCGCTGCGTCAACTCGCCCCGGATTCCGTGCTGTTCGCGGGGTCCGTCCCCGATGCCGTGCCCTGGTACCAGGCCGCCGACCTGGTGGTCCTGCCCTCGCGCTGGGAGGGCATGGCGCTCGCCCCGCTGGAGGCGATGGCCTGCGGGCGTCCCGTCGTCGTCACGGACGTGGCCGGCGCCCGCGAGAGCCTGCCCCTCGCTCTCGACACCGGCTTGAGCGCCTCGGAGGCGGGCCAATGGAAGAGGTGCCTGGTCCCGGCCGAGAACCCCGCGGTGCTGTCCGGGGCCGTCGCCGAGCTGCTGCTCGACCCGCTGCTGCGCGAGTCCCTCGGCCACCAGGGACGCCGGTACGTCCAGTCCACGCACGACGTGCGGCACTCCGCCGAGGCGGTCGCGGCGGTCTATCGCGATCTCCTCGGCGGCAAACCCGTCGTGCCCACCGAGTGCAGGGAGTCCATCCACTCGTGA
- a CDS encoding DUF3344 domain-containing protein, with the protein MRNSLGPLLRRASTGAIALVTIWAPAASGASAPPAEATRVPFAQRYHALQHGGIVRAANTSISCRANSAACPAVREGQAAVNSDFDMFYVDVDSDPNTYNSSRAEVRLPEGARATYARLYWGGNLRVGEQKPPKDNGRVLIAEPGGEYKAVLADTVVGHRVAGGADAFQASADVTKLVRQSGSGLYTVAQINTAMGKSAAGAWGGWTLVVAYEKPQEPLRRLELWDGFDAMDSRTGAEIRMRGVRVPAHAGGRAGVVAYDGDRGRTGDSLTLSTGRTNATALGDGANPRDDVLNSTISDPAAAPSKRAPAYANTLGYDSDVFDLGKALRPGGDQLAFRLVSHRDAAWFGALFVAVDAQQ; encoded by the coding sequence ATGCGCAATTCCCTGGGTCCATTGCTGCGCCGGGCGTCGACGGGCGCGATCGCCCTCGTCACGATCTGGGCCCCGGCCGCCTCCGGAGCATCCGCCCCGCCCGCCGAGGCGACGCGTGTCCCCTTCGCCCAGCGCTACCACGCGCTCCAGCACGGCGGCATCGTCCGCGCGGCCAACACCTCCATCAGCTGCCGCGCCAACTCGGCCGCGTGCCCGGCCGTACGAGAAGGACAGGCAGCGGTCAACAGCGACTTCGACATGTTCTACGTCGACGTCGACAGCGACCCGAACACCTACAACTCCTCCCGCGCGGAGGTCCGGCTGCCCGAGGGCGCCCGCGCCACGTACGCGCGCCTGTACTGGGGCGGCAACCTCCGCGTCGGCGAGCAGAAGCCGCCCAAGGACAACGGTCGGGTGCTGATCGCGGAGCCCGGCGGCGAGTACAAGGCGGTGCTCGCGGACACCGTCGTCGGGCACCGCGTGGCGGGCGGCGCGGACGCGTTCCAGGCCTCGGCGGACGTCACCAAGCTGGTCCGGCAGAGCGGCTCGGGCCTCTACACCGTGGCCCAGATCAACACCGCGATGGGCAAGTCGGCGGCCGGTGCGTGGGGCGGCTGGACGCTCGTCGTGGCGTACGAGAAGCCGCAGGAGCCGCTGCGCCGGCTGGAGTTGTGGGACGGCTTCGACGCGATGGACTCCCGTACCGGCGCGGAGATCCGGATGCGCGGGGTGCGTGTGCCCGCGCACGCCGGGGGACGCGCGGGCGTGGTGGCGTACGACGGGGATCGCGGCCGCACCGGGGATTCGCTCACGCTCTCGACCGGTCGTACGAACGCCACCGCGCTCGGTGACGGTGCCAACCCCCGTGACGACGTGCTGAATTCCACGATCAGCGACCCGGCGGCGGCGCCTTCGAAGCGTGCGCCCGCGTATGCGAACACGCTCGGCTACGACTCCGACGTGTTCGATCTCGGCAAGGCGCTGCGTCCCGGCGGTGACCAGCTGGCCTTCCGGCTCGTTTCCCACCGGGACGCGGCGTGGTTCGGGGCGCTCTTCGTCGCCGTCGACGCCCAGCAGTGA
- the chpG gene encoding chaplin ChpG encodes MSRIAKGLVLTSVAAAAMAGTAGIAAADSDAHGAAAHSPGVLSGNVVQVPVHIPVNVCGNTVNVIGLLNPAFGNTCVND; translated from the coding sequence ATGTCGCGTATCGCGAAGGGCCTGGTCCTGACCTCCGTTGCCGCCGCCGCCATGGCGGGCACCGCCGGCATCGCCGCCGCCGACAGCGACGCGCACGGCGCGGCCGCCCACTCCCCGGGCGTGCTGTCGGGCAACGTCGTGCAGGTTCCGGTCCACATCCCGGTCAACGTCTGCGGCAACACCGTCAACGTCATCGGCCTGCTGAACCCGGCCTTCGGCAACACCTGCGTCAACGACTGA
- a CDS encoding DUF5949 family protein, with protein MTSTSSETRPFRVADLGTLVVLAWSGEAPDGDMPYLLAYTLGDAADGPEAATAAVERLLTDNGLPVGGNVVDGATRPSLPITMLVESGQAVLNMPQLNAQCVPPPEWLAAVGERGFAYLVFTTRPWPEAEPGKPVTPEALAEFAGSEDTLNAAAHIILPARSLRG; from the coding sequence GTGACCTCAACCTCAAGCGAAACGCGCCCCTTCCGCGTCGCCGACCTCGGCACCCTCGTCGTCCTGGCGTGGAGCGGCGAGGCCCCCGACGGGGACATGCCCTATCTCCTCGCCTACACCCTGGGCGACGCCGCGGACGGCCCCGAGGCCGCCACCGCCGCCGTGGAACGGCTGCTGACCGACAACGGGCTCCCGGTCGGCGGCAACGTCGTCGACGGCGCCACCAGGCCCAGCCTGCCGATCACGATGCTCGTCGAGTCCGGGCAGGCCGTCCTCAACATGCCGCAGCTCAACGCCCAGTGCGTGCCGCCGCCCGAGTGGCTCGCGGCGGTCGGCGAACGCGGCTTCGCCTACCTCGTGTTCACCACCCGCCCCTGGCCCGAGGCCGAGCCGGGCAAGCCCGTCACCCCCGAGGCGCTGGCCGAGTTCGCCGGCTCCGAGGACACCCTGAACGCCGCCGCGCACATCATCCTGCCCGCCCGCAGCCTGCGCGGCTGA
- a CDS encoding tyrosinase family oxidase copper chaperone, which yields MSVSVGGVPVGRESVRPGPVRRTRREALRGVFGAVLAVALVPVVAASRPTRSGEDPGDTAFDETYRGRRIHGVLKDGWQVTVDGRPLHLMRRADGTWLSMVDHYRSYPTALEATRAAVDQLSPGRELSEANGPMHMRGDHGVHA from the coding sequence ATGAGCGTGAGCGTCGGTGGAGTACCCGTGGGCCGGGAGTCGGTCAGACCCGGGCCGGTGCGCAGGACGCGGCGGGAGGCGTTGCGCGGGGTGTTCGGTGCCGTGCTCGCCGTGGCCCTCGTGCCCGTCGTCGCGGCCTCGCGGCCCACGCGCTCCGGCGAGGACCCCGGGGACACCGCCTTCGACGAGACGTACCGGGGCCGTCGTATCCACGGTGTGCTGAAGGACGGGTGGCAGGTCACGGTGGACGGGCGGCCGCTGCATCTGATGCGCCGCGCCGACGGCACCTGGCTGAGCATGGTCGACCACTACCGCTCGTATCCCACCGCCCTGGAGGCGACCCGCGCGGCGGTCGACCAGCTGAGCCCGGGCCGGGAGTTGAGCGAGGCAAACGGTCCGATGCACATGAGGGGAGACCATGGCGTACACGCGTAA
- a CDS encoding tyrosinase family protein produces the protein MAYTRKDVSTLTSAEKRRFVAALLEVKRRGEYDEFVRTHIEYFVPDGEYGLRSAHMAPSFLPWHRQFLLDLERALRRVDSSVTVPYWDWTRDRSATALPWTKDLLGGTGRRSDHQVTTGPFAYAAGKWKITENITDEPYLTRDLGRAGAPIGLPTKSDLDGALADPVYDISPWDSTCRTGFRNRLEGWGTGSGSASWRNHNRVHKWVGGVMLGGASVNDPVFWLHHAFVDLQWSRWQSRHRGARYLPAKPPGAGDDQEGRVVARQERMPPWDVTPEQLEDVSGIYRYA, from the coding sequence ATGGCGTACACGCGTAAGGACGTCAGCACACTCACGAGCGCCGAGAAGCGGCGGTTCGTGGCGGCGCTGCTGGAGGTCAAACGGCGGGGCGAGTACGACGAGTTCGTGCGCACCCACATCGAGTACTTCGTGCCCGACGGGGAGTACGGACTGCGCTCCGCGCACATGGCGCCGTCCTTCCTGCCCTGGCACCGGCAGTTCCTGCTGGACCTGGAGCGGGCGCTGCGCCGGGTCGACTCCTCGGTGACGGTGCCCTATTGGGACTGGACGCGGGACCGCTCCGCGACCGCCCTGCCCTGGACCAAGGACCTGCTCGGCGGCACCGGGCGGCGCTCCGACCACCAGGTGACGACCGGGCCGTTCGCCTACGCGGCGGGCAAGTGGAAGATCACCGAGAACATCACCGACGAGCCTTACCTCACAAGGGACTTGGGCCGGGCCGGCGCCCCGATCGGGCTGCCGACGAAGAGCGACCTGGACGGGGCGCTCGCCGACCCGGTCTACGACATCTCACCCTGGGACTCGACGTGTCGCACGGGGTTCCGCAACCGGCTCGAAGGGTGGGGCACCGGGTCGGGCAGCGCGTCCTGGCGCAACCACAACCGGGTCCACAAGTGGGTCGGGGGCGTGATGCTCGGCGGCGCGTCCGTCAACGACCCGGTGTTCTGGCTGCACCACGCCTTCGTCGACCTCCAGTGGTCGCGCTGGCAGAGCAGGCACCGCGGCGCCCGCTATCTGCCGGCGAAGCCGCCGGGCGCGGGCGACGACCAGGAGGGGCGGGTCGTGGCACGGCAGGAGCGGATGCCGCCGTGGGACGTGACGCCGGAGCAGCTGGAGGACGTCAGCGGTATCTACCGGTACGCGTGA
- a CDS encoding chaplin produces MSRIAKAAVVALGTGAVALGGAGLAMADAGAQGAAVGSPGVLSGNVVQVPVHIPVNVCGNTISVIGLLNPAFGNTCANVSGHGHPGHPGPGYGGNGYGH; encoded by the coding sequence ATGTCTCGCATCGCGAAGGCGGCCGTTGTCGCCCTCGGCACGGGTGCCGTGGCGCTCGGTGGCGCCGGCCTGGCCATGGCGGACGCGGGCGCGCAGGGTGCGGCCGTCGGTTCGCCCGGCGTCCTGTCGGGCAACGTCGTGCAGGTCCCGGTCCACATCCCGGTCAACGTCTGCGGCAACACCATCAGCGTGATCGGCCTGCTGAACCCGGCCTTCGGCAACACCTGCGCCAACGTGAGCGGCCACGGCCACCCCGGCCACCCCGGCCCGGGCTACGGCGGCAACGGCTACGGCCACTGA
- a CDS encoding DUF2087 domain-containing protein, whose amino-acid sequence MATDQLIRLFAEENRVRAFAAVALGAETSERVAEVAGLTPRGTAVALLRLREQGVVKTMDDGELRVDYDLFKQLAREGDEPAEDGPATGDEHTDMILRTFVRGGRLIRLPAQWTRKQVVLQHIAEQTFTPGMEYPERIVNEKLRAWCDEGEVDHVTLRRYLVDLHHLRRSEGIYRLSTAAA is encoded by the coding sequence ATGGCAACCGACCAACTGATCCGTCTGTTCGCCGAGGAGAACCGGGTGCGCGCCTTCGCGGCGGTGGCCCTGGGCGCGGAAACCTCCGAGCGGGTCGCCGAAGTGGCGGGCCTGACCCCGAGGGGCACGGCCGTCGCCCTGCTGCGGCTGCGCGAACAGGGCGTGGTGAAGACCATGGACGACGGTGAACTCCGCGTCGACTACGACCTGTTCAAGCAGCTGGCCCGCGAGGGCGACGAACCGGCCGAGGACGGCCCGGCCACCGGCGACGAGCACACCGACATGATCCTGCGGACCTTCGTACGGGGCGGCCGGCTGATCCGCCTCCCCGCCCAGTGGACCCGCAAGCAGGTAGTCCTCCAGCACATCGCCGAGCAGACCTTCACCCCCGGTATGGAGTACCCCGAGCGCATCGTCAACGAGAAGCTGCGCGCCTGGTGCGACGAGGGCGAGGTCGACCATGTGACGCTCCGGCGCTACCTGGTGGACCTCCACCACCTGCGCCGGAGCGAGGGCATCTACCGGCTGTCGACAGCCGCGGCCTGA
- a CDS encoding D-2-hydroxyacid dehydrogenase family protein, whose product MPLRCVVLDDYQNVATDFADWSPLKDTVEVVSLREHLDDEGELAAALATADIVVTLRERVPFPASLLARLPRLKLLIASGMRNTVIDYAAAKAHGVTVCGTASSPTPPVELTWALLLGLARGIVEESNSLHGGGPWQRTVGADLHGRTLGLLGLGKIGSRVAQVGLAFGMRVTAWSQNLTQERADEVGVQLAPSKEQLLADSDFVSVHLALGDRTRGLLGPVELALLKPTTYLINTSRAAIVDQDALLAALREGRIAGAGIDVFDSEPLPADHPMRTAPRLLATPHLGYVSRANYTTYYGQAVENIQAYLAGSPVRQLP is encoded by the coding sequence GTGCCCCTGCGCTGCGTTGTCCTGGACGACTATCAGAACGTGGCGACCGACTTCGCCGACTGGTCGCCGCTCAAGGACACCGTGGAGGTCGTGAGCCTGCGCGAACACCTCGACGACGAGGGTGAGTTGGCCGCCGCCCTCGCCACCGCCGACATCGTCGTCACCCTGCGCGAACGCGTCCCCTTCCCCGCCTCGCTCCTCGCCCGGCTCCCCCGCCTGAAGCTGCTCATCGCCTCCGGCATGCGCAACACGGTCATCGACTACGCCGCCGCGAAGGCGCACGGCGTCACCGTGTGCGGTACGGCCAGTTCCCCGACCCCGCCCGTCGAACTGACCTGGGCCCTGCTGCTGGGCCTCGCCCGCGGCATCGTCGAGGAGAGCAACTCCCTGCACGGCGGCGGCCCTTGGCAGCGGACGGTCGGCGCCGACCTGCACGGCCGTACCCTCGGGCTGCTCGGCCTCGGCAAGATCGGCAGCCGCGTCGCACAGGTGGGCCTGGCCTTCGGCATGCGCGTCACGGCGTGGAGTCAGAACCTCACACAAGAGCGCGCGGACGAGGTCGGCGTACAACTCGCCCCGTCCAAGGAGCAGTTGCTCGCGGACAGTGACTTCGTCTCCGTCCACCTCGCCCTCGGCGACCGCACCCGCGGTCTCCTCGGCCCCGTCGAACTCGCCCTGCTCAAGCCCACCACGTATCTGATCAACACCTCGCGCGCGGCGATCGTCGACCAGGACGCGCTGCTCGCCGCCCTGCGCGAGGGCCGGATCGCCGGCGCCGGGATCGACGTCTTCGACAGCGAGCCCCTCCCCGCCGACCACCCGATGCGCACGGCCCCACGCCTGCTCGCGACACCCCACCTCGGCTACGTGTCGCGGGCCAACTACACGACGTACTACGGCCAGGCCGTCGAGAACATCCAGGCCTACCTGGCGGGTTCGCCCGTACGGCAGCTGCCGTAG